In Augochlora pura isolate Apur16 chromosome 3, APUR_v2.2.1, whole genome shotgun sequence, the sequence AGTAACGTCTGCTCATTTCATGCTGTCTGATCTCTATATCCCATCAGACACAGACCCTGCTAGTCCAGGACTTTTTGATCAGAGCGACGAGGACGATACGCAAAGCGAGTCGAGCACAAATCACGATAATGAGAAAGATGAagaggaaatagaaaatgaagagACTGCAATAAAATCGTTAACATTAGCCAACAGTAAGTACATTTCCCTGGCCTATAGGATCATGTAGTTGAGAACTGTTCATGTAAATTAAGTCACATCTTCTAGTTAAAGAACACAGAGACTCGGATGAGCCCAAGTACAAGCCGCCACCAATTTCTGGGTCAGTGGAAGAAAGATGTTTGGCAGCCTTAGAACATGTCTGCCAAGGTCTCGAGTGTCTACACTATTTCCCAACCGAGGAGACCACTGAAGAAGAGCGTGAAAAAGCAGAgcaagaagagaagaagagaaaggagTACGAAGAGACTCATTTGAACTTGGCTAAGCCTTTCCAAGCAATACCAATGACATATTCCCCTCTGAAGGACGAAAAGAAGGGATCCCATTCCGACGAAAGTTCGATAACTAGTAGTCCTAACCAtaagaagaacaagaagaaaaCGAGGAAGTCAGACAAAATCGTGTTGAAAGAGGAACCTGCTGAAAACGTAGCTAAAGCATTACAGTGTAAGGTGAAAGTCGATACGCTTCCCACCTGGCAGGCCCCTAAGAAGAGCGACAACATAAGTTGGAACGCGCACTTGAAGACGTTGTTGTACGAGAAAGCTTCATTGATCTTTGCTGTATTAGCTGAGAACGAATACGTCAATAAGAATTACGGGGCTTCTCTGAGATACATGCTGGCGGTTCTGCGTTGTCAGAAAATTTTGGAGCTCTTTTGCGGAATCGTAAATTGCAAGTCCATCAGTTATCTGTTAGGTCGAGCTGGGGATTGTTGCTTCATGACTGTGCAGGATTGGGGTAACATAGAAAAGCACAGAAGTGACTACGAGATGAAGAACGAGGCTGAAGAAAAGATCGTGGAGAAGATCTGTAACGTGGAGGACCTAGACTCGAGTGAGTTCTCAACTTGGACCCTTAAAACAGTGCGGTTAAAGCTAAAGAAGtttgattttatgttttaGGTGATGTTAAATTACTGCCAGAACATTTACAAAGTTTAGAATCTACTTTAGTAGCATCCTATAAGTGTTATGAGAAAGCCTTATTGTTGGAACCCTCAGAAATGGACAGAAATAATCTTTTAAGACGATTAGGCAACATTCACAATGAGCTGGGCGTTCTATACATGAATCAGGGTGGAAGTAAGTGTTTATGTCAAAAATACGAAGTCGGAGAACGTTATTGGAGGAACcatgataattttattctttttgcaGCCCGGTATCAGCAGGAAAGTTTAGCGGAAGAAACGTCAGGGATCTCTAATAATGAAGTATCAACGTTATTAGCGCGTTCCTTAAATCATTTGGAAGCAGGAGTCAAGGCATTCGAGACAGTTCACGACGAAGCAAATTTAGCGCTGCTGCACTCAAATACTGGAAGACTTATGCGGCTCTGTGCACACATGCATGTGAAACAGATCGCTgaagaacgaaatttttataacaaagcCCTGGTGAGCTATCAGAAAGCATTGCAAGTCCTAGGAACTAAGAAGACGAACCCTGCGATTTGGGACACGGTCACTTGGGATTTGTCCACCACGTTATTTACTATGGCTACATTGTTGCAAGACTATCCCGTAACTGGTTGCAAGGTACTGCTTTCATATTCAATTGAATTCGGTGATGTAATTGCTATCTATTGTGGTCATTGTTCTAGACTGAAGAGGAGCTTGAAAGGGAAGTGGTCGATATATTACAAAAGGCACTGAAACACTGTGATACTGAAACGTCAGGACCACGGCAGCCTGTTTATCAATTCCGCGCAGCTACCATTCAGCACCGCCTTGCTTCTTTGTACCATCGCGTATACAGAGAGTTTGAGCCAGACACAGACAACATGAAGAGGAAAACAAGCTTGCAATTATGTAAGCTGTACTACGAGAAAGCAGGAAAGCTCTTGCTTGCTTTGGAACAGACTACAGAATTCCTGACGGTTCAGTTGGAAAGGGTTGCATTGGCTGAACACCAAGCACGTTGTAGGTTCATCTTCTAAAGTAGTTTTAATCCTGTCTCGAGTCGTGTTCTTATTGTACTTTGCCGCAGGTGCGACCAGCTTTAATGGGAAACTGAAAGCTTACCAAAACGGTCTTGATCTGATACTACACTGCAGACCCATTGTGGACATATTGTGTGAGAGGAACAACTCCCACAAACAAAAGGGCAAGTGTACAAATGCTATCAATTCAAAGAAGGGGAAAGAAACCCCAGAGGGCAAAGGTAGCGATGATCAGAAGCTAATGGAGGATGAAGAGAACTTGGTGGTGTTGCTTGAGCAAAGACTACAATTTATCCTAAGATCTTTGACTAAACTATCCGTCACgaaaaataacaatagtagCAAAAAAGAgtatgtaaattgtaaattatccCTTAGATGTAATGCATGTGAACGTGATCtaaccatttttgtttaatttttacaggTGCGAATCACTGGCGAATTTGTACAAACAATGTTACAGTCGGACATTGAGACCGGTCACAATGACTGGTTTCGTGTTAATTGAGCACGTTGCACAACTTCTACGAGAATTGGAGAAAATGTTACCGTCTACAGAGTgttgaataattatacttttgtaaatatatatatatatatacatatatatttatcatatctGTGCCAGATCGACGACTCGCCAAGTCTCGACCAACGAATATGATTCCTTCCCATGATTGGTTTTTTCAATCTCTTAACGGGTTCTTATGTAGTTATTAACGCTGGTCGTTAACAAGGGAAACATTCATTAACTCATTACGACACCTCGCGATGTGAAggtcatttttttattctactgTGTAAATAGTCGGGTCGGagcttttatttatgtataatatgaatCTGATTtgtaaaacgaaaaataaattactgctACAACACCTACGAATACTTTCTCCGGCatcggtgaaataaataaaaaattttcatactttttaCAATACGAACTACTCtgggattttattattaaaaagttctaCTGTCCACGGAACAGAAAGGGATATGGTGTGATCGagtcaataaataataaatctatagtACGTTAGTGTTACGTTACTTTTGGATGAAATAGTCGTTAGAAGAAATATTGGACGAAACTTCGTACTCTAATTAAACGAGATTTGGTACTTACCATAATGGTTAGATGTACAATAGTTGTTGACATATATTAATGGATGCTTCCAAAATATATAACCACACTTATCACTCATTAAGGACTGGAATAATTgcaattctatttttgaaatattaggaATCTATTCCGCCAACCGCCATTAAGTAGTCCTTCTGTAGTGACCAATATAGTGCTATTAAATTATCTTCCGAGGTACTTTTAAAACATAGTCCCCATATGTGATTATTAGCACAATTTGTCCAGAAAACCatatattctacatttattaactttttggTGCATTTAAAAGGGTTTTAATCAAAgggttgattaaaaaatatagcagCATTCCCCACAGAGCACATTCAGCACATTCATATTGCTAACTGACAATGTCACGAATGGCCGCCAGGTGGCGCACCAATACAGTACTGagtttgaatttgaatttagcAGTTATGCACTTGGAACATTATTACCAAGCTGCATTATTAATACGTACTTACGACGAcataattgttaaacaattatttaatgaagaaGCACAAACTACGAGTCTAGCATCAAACTATCTTCCAATAttcaagattaaatttaaataaatcaactaTCCTTtgagaaaatgattttcaatattaatttttttttagtcgGTTcgtaataatactatatagtTTTCAACAACGCATAAACTTTTGCCATATTACGTGGCCGCAGAAAATTTCTTTGTACATTTAAACTTCATTAATTTTTGGTTCACATAAAAGATgcattctattttttaataacagaaatgttCAAGTGCCAATCGGGGTAAGTCTTTAAATTAAGACAGTGAACTGTTTCTCGACTAGCGAAAAAATGATACCGATCAGCTTCCGTCACTTTAGCTCTGATCATGAATTCAAAATGGTCACGCGGCCGAACAACCCCTCCAAGGGAAGAAACAGTTTCCGCAATATCGCCGACGAAATGGAGCGTCGTGAATGGTCGTCTCGTTCCGATACCCGCTCGAAATCATAACGAGGACACGATCTTATCGAAATCTTCGGTCGTTCCATTCAATCTCCCCTCTGACCCCGGCGCCGAAAGCCGATATACGCGAGCTTTATCGTGCATTCGAGAGACGCTCGTATCCGCAATATTGTTCGAGAAATCGCCTCGGGGGCTAgtctccctcccccccgtgCCCGCAATGAGACACGGAGGAAAACCTCTCGCGGATAAGCCGGGAAAATTTCTTAAACGATAAGTCGACGTGCTAGAGCCCAGAGAAACCACGTCGTCGAAACTCTTGTCGTGGCCGCGGTGCATTCAACTATCGCGCAGCATCCACTTTTTGATTCGGCTACTCGACTCGGAAACTATCCGACGACACATTTGGCAATGTTACCATGTCGTACCGCCGTCCGGGGATTTTATCAAACCATTGATATCATTCTCATACTGTTCTCAGCTGCTccaattttcttctctttcctaTATCCTTTCTTTTGCCAAGAAAACGGAAGAACGGTCTCGGAAAGTTCGCACAGCTTGGACCGCGTCTGCGTTGAATTCTTCAATGATCAAGAAGGATCAGCCGGGATCTAGGTCCGACAAGGTAACCCGGCAGCCCTACTTTGCTACAATATTTGGGGCATCCCCGTGTTCCAGGCTGCTGGGAGGGCTGGGAACGTCGGTGAGCTCCAGTACAGGATAGCGATTCCCTCTCGCCGAGAGAACTGGCGCACCCGGATGGGAATCTCGCCGAGACGGTGGCAGTTGTTCCAATCGGTCGACATGTTCGGGAAAATCCTGTGATACGCATCACCGACAAATCTCGGTTGTATACGCGGAGAGATGCTTATCGCGCCGCGGGTAGATACGCGATTGAAATCGCACGGCGAACGGCCCGTGCTATCGACAGCTCGCTCTCTCGTCACAGAATTGCAGCACCGCGCCCATCTTCGGCAATCCCGACTTCCAGGCGGTCTCTTCTCTCCTGCGACACGCTCGCCCCTATTTCCACCCCATTTTAACGCCTCCGTTTTTCGTTCGCTTGCGTTTGAAGGGTTTCCAGGGTGATGAGCGTTTCCACCGCCTGTCCCCACCCCCTATTTTCCCTCGGTAACGAAACTTGTTATTTCCCCGAGTGAAATTATGGGGGTGGGCCGTGTTGGCCAAACAACCCCTCCGAGAGAGCGACAAAAATTTTCACACAATGTTGCTCGAGAAAGTGCTCTGTATAGTAATCATTCTACTTTCCGTTATTCATAATCGGGGAGGGGACATTTTCTTGAGAGCGGCGCGCCCGTGGAACAGGTGTCAGTCAGCAGGACCGTGTTAGCTAATCTTTAAGAAGAAGACATTTTCTTGCGTTTACTATATGACCGTAGCAATTAGAGTCGTTCACAATTGAAAAAGACAACTATTGCACATCCAATCGATgatagaaaaatcgaattttattccacgaCAAGAACaaacgaataatatatttaagaaattttaatcaaaattttcttgaaCTATTTTTCGTCTGCGCGAAATTAATGTAAAGTTGCGATGATCGTTCCGTGTCCCGCTTTCCAGGAAAGAAATTCATATTGCTGCGGGGATGATCTACTTTTTCGTGATCAAAGTTGATCCTCTTACCGTGCCTGGAACGGATGGCCGACGATTTACGTCGGCCGCCGGGGAATTAGAATTTAGACGCCGCGTTCGCAAGCCGCGGGTCAAAACAGACTCAAGTTCTTTGGATTAAATATGGTTGTACCGGGGCGGCAGCGAGCATAGCTCACgggggccggggggggggggggggcaacatTAATCGAAGTAagtgaaacaaatttattcagtAATCCATGCTCGCGCGAGAGATTGCGTTTAGCTGTTGGCAAGCCGCTGGGTCGGGTCGCGAGGGCGCGGCTGCGGGGGCAGATTAAAGTACAAGCTCGTTCGGCTTCTCTAT encodes:
- the LOC144467540 gene encoding erythroid differentiation-related factor 1 isoform X2, which gives rise to MSENAETNMNAMQSMSLVIPPGSPKKPVKSTAVVKYSVVQTPATYAQLQCNTDLNLPPSNWLSSSAESYGLQSVWSQTTGFSSFRMAHMFPDCVGEVDVVSDAENIKKLLKLPYSHGVISMMVHRVENTLLLDDFDIHKYLLRQAESDWEWLKKFFYEHIFQNLGDKEKSLFRKTNNRNTLQQRNLVSKFLYHSIVVADNKEQNAKPQLPVKPLEPCLPEPSQEEKLPDPNYNHNFARNIVWTFENIQMLIGTDMPIFGGQTHPCISLRLRDMTKPINVLTGIDYWLDNLMCNVPEVVMCYHLHGIVQKYELIKTEDLPNLDHSKFSPKVIRDVAQNILSFLKDNATKAGHTYWLFKGKDDDVVKLYDLTSLCNDVSDEKGQNPFTVPVAMLLYRVARNMKYSSDYHRQQGTIRMLLKNCVQLLTKEKYPQIVTSAHFMLSDLYIPSDTDPASPGLFDQSDEDDTQSESSTNHDNEKDEEEIENEETAIKSLTLANIKEHRDSDEPKYKPPPISGSVEERCLAALEHVCQGLECLHYFPTEETTEEEREKAEQEEKKRKEYEETHLNLAKPFQAIPMTYSPLKDEKKGSHSDESSITSSPNHKKNKKKTRKSDKIVLKEEPAENVAKALQCKVKVDTLPTWQAPKKSDNISWNAHLKTLLYEKASLIFAVLAENEYVNKNYGASLRYMLAVLRCQKILELFCGIVNCKSISYLLGRAGDCCFMTVQDWGNIEKHRSDYEMKNEAEEKIVEKICNVEDLDSSDVKLLPEHLQSLESTLVASYKCYEKALLLEPSEMDRNNLLRRLGNIHNELGVLYMNQGGTRYQQESLAEETSGISNNEVSTLLARSLNHLEAGVKAFETVHDEANLALLHSNTGRLMRLCAHMHVKQIAEERNFYNKALVSYQKALQVLGTKKTNPAIWDTVTWDLSTTLFTMATLLQDYPVTGCKTEEELEREVVDILQKALKHCDTETSGPRQPVYQFRAATIQHRLASLYHRVYREFEPDTDNMKRKTSLQLCKLYYEKAGKLLLALEQTTEFLTVQLERVALAEHQARCATSFNGKLKAYQNGLDLILHCRPIVDILCERNNSHKQKGKCTNAINSKKGKETPEGKGSDDQKLMEDEENLVVLLEQRLQFILRSLTKLSVTKNNNSSKKECESLANLYKQCYSRTLRPVTMTGFVLIEHVAQLLRELEKMLPSTEC
- the LOC144467540 gene encoding erythroid differentiation-related factor 1 isoform X1, whose amino-acid sequence is MSENAETNMNAMQSMSLVIPPGSPKKPVKSTAVVKYSVVQTPATYAQLQCNTDLNLPPSNWLSSSAESYGLQSVWSQTTGFSSFRMAHMFPDCVGEVDVVSDAENIKKLLKLPYSHGVISMMVHRVENTLLLDDFDIHKYLLRQAESDWEWLKKFFYEHIFQNLGDKEKSLFRKTNNRNTLQQRNLVSKFLYHSIVVADNKEQNAKPQLPVKPLEPCLPEPSQEEKLPDPNYNHNFARNIVWTFENIQMLIGTDMPIFGGQTHPCISLRLRDMTKPINVLTGIDYWLDNLMCNVPEVVMCYHLHGIVQKYELIKTEDLPNLDHSKFSPKVIRDVAQNILSFLKDNATKAGHTYWLFKGKDDDVVKLYDLTSLCNDVSDEKGQNPFTVPVAMLLYRVARNMKYSSDYHRQQGTIRMLLKNCVQLLTKEKYPQIVTSAHFMLSDLYIPSDTDPASPGLFDQSDEDDTQSESSTNHDNEKDEEEIENEETAIKSLTLANIKEHRDSDEPKYKPPPISGSVEERCLAALEHVCQGLECLHYFPTEETTEEEREKAEQEEKKRKEYEETHLNLAKPFQAIPMTYSPLKDEKKGSHSDESSITSSPNHKKNKKKTRKSDKIVLKEEPAENVAKALQCKVKVDTLPTWQAPKKSDNISWNAHLKTLLYEKASLIFAVLAENEYVNKNYGASLRYMLAVLRCQKILELFCGIVNCKSISYLLGRAGDCCFMTVQDWGNIEKHRSDYEMKNEAEEKIVEKICNVEDLDSSDVKLLPEHLQSLESTLVASYKCYEKALLLEPSEMDRNNLLRRLGNIHNELGVLYMNQGGSKCLCQKYEVGERYWRNHDNFILFAARYQQESLAEETSGISNNEVSTLLARSLNHLEAGVKAFETVHDEANLALLHSNTGRLMRLCAHMHVKQIAEERNFYNKALVSYQKALQVLGTKKTNPAIWDTVTWDLSTTLFTMATLLQDYPVTGCKTEEELEREVVDILQKALKHCDTETSGPRQPVYQFRAATIQHRLASLYHRVYREFEPDTDNMKRKTSLQLCKLYYEKAGKLLLALEQTTEFLTVQLERVALAEHQARCATSFNGKLKAYQNGLDLILHCRPIVDILCERNNSHKQKGKCTNAINSKKGKETPEGKGSDDQKLMEDEENLVVLLEQRLQFILRSLTKLSVTKNNNSSKKECESLANLYKQCYSRTLRPVTMTGFVLIEHVAQLLRELEKMLPSTEC